In Pseudoalteromonas sp. '520P1 No. 423', the following proteins share a genomic window:
- a CDS encoding basic secretory protein-like protein yields the protein MNKFKLSAVALCLSTALIGCNNDGSGFVSNEEVISNVATSGGDNAFRGVVGDTGTDIVAIDAVDVPSGEQVINLIDGSSATKFLTFSDAVQVIVTTPKAYKITGYKLTSANDAPERDPTDWTLEGSNDGVTWQAIDERTSENFSNFFVTNEYQVDEDIAAYSQFRFNLSHAPGVGILQFSELELVVKAEAPLTEFSSTVMTPTVNEIVIFHDDSLVNPTSWQWTFEGGTPATSTEQNPLVRFDSLGAKSVTLIATNDKGSTELVKQDMIRVWDPENPWAGFPKPQVSFVKKLPEHEGQAALERVMPDLEAVIHEISLGVAKVLFNNVTEINIFETLKFETGEYDFPAAKSGTDKDMILMFDLNHLANIAQQGDDALRDEVLGVLWHELTHGYNNTPNSGSYQAGDEFHTYLEALGNYSRIQAGFHEHRRAGIKWVDSWNDDAYEQTSFFLEWVQNGNLGIDFIKEFNKQAKLLPTWSFDGAFKAIFGEDYGIEQAWAAYQQHLTSDLGISPPYPTPVAGYSNIAMNAVVTFDGVDLAPFGIGQYTNISDNNINTPLICVLSQPAWWPEQLPAVETKADASVTFDFEQPTHIAKYSITVGTDHLKWNPSGWYLLASNDNETWAELDSNAYPEENDKLDTFVFDINNESDYRFYRFVFANKRTGEGIGGGNGVLLQIGEVALLAED from the coding sequence ATGAATAAATTTAAATTATCTGCAGTGGCGTTATGTTTGAGCACTGCATTAATTGGATGTAATAATGATGGTTCAGGTTTTGTTTCAAATGAAGAGGTTATTTCAAATGTAGCAACATCTGGTGGTGATAACGCATTTCGTGGTGTTGTAGGTGATACTGGGACTGATATTGTAGCAATTGATGCAGTGGACGTACCGAGTGGTGAGCAAGTGATTAACTTAATAGATGGTTCGTCTGCGACTAAGTTTCTTACTTTCTCAGATGCAGTTCAAGTGATTGTGACAACACCTAAAGCTTATAAAATCACTGGTTATAAATTAACTTCAGCCAATGATGCACCTGAGCGAGATCCAACAGATTGGACACTTGAAGGTTCAAATGATGGAGTAACTTGGCAAGCCATTGATGAACGTACAAGTGAAAACTTTTCAAATTTCTTTGTTACAAATGAATATCAAGTTGATGAAGATATTGCAGCATATAGTCAGTTTAGATTTAATCTTTCACACGCCCCAGGTGTTGGAATATTACAGTTTTCAGAGCTTGAATTAGTTGTTAAAGCAGAAGCGCCACTAACAGAATTTTCAAGCACAGTAATGACGCCAACAGTGAATGAAATAGTCATATTTCATGATGACTCACTTGTTAATCCAACAAGTTGGCAGTGGACGTTTGAAGGTGGAACTCCAGCGACAAGTACAGAGCAAAACCCATTAGTGAGGTTTGATTCTCTGGGAGCAAAATCAGTAACGCTTATTGCAACTAATGATAAAGGCAGTACAGAGCTCGTTAAACAAGACATGATCAGAGTATGGGATCCTGAAAACCCTTGGGCTGGATTTCCAAAACCACAGGTTAGTTTTGTTAAAAAATTGCCTGAGCATGAAGGACAAGCTGCACTTGAGCGTGTTATGCCTGATTTAGAAGCCGTAATACATGAAATTTCTTTAGGTGTTGCAAAAGTACTGTTTAACAATGTGACCGAAATTAACATTTTTGAAACGCTCAAGTTTGAAACGGGTGAATATGATTTCCCTGCTGCAAAGAGTGGTACCGATAAAGACATGATTTTAATGTTTGATTTAAACCACTTAGCAAATATTGCACAGCAAGGCGATGATGCCCTGCGTGATGAAGTGCTTGGAGTGTTATGGCATGAGCTGACTCATGGCTACAATAACACACCTAATTCTGGTAGTTATCAAGCTGGTGATGAGTTCCATACTTATTTAGAAGCCTTAGGGAATTACTCAAGAATTCAAGCTGGTTTTCATGAACACAGAAGAGCAGGTATCAAGTGGGTAGATAGCTGGAATGATGATGCTTATGAGCAAACTTCATTTTTCCTAGAATGGGTTCAAAATGGTAACTTAGGTATTGATTTTATTAAAGAGTTTAATAAACAGGCTAAATTGCTACCAACTTGGAGTTTTGATGGCGCATTTAAAGCTATTTTTGGCGAAGATTATGGCATTGAGCAAGCTTGGGCTGCCTACCAGCAACATTTAACCTCTGATTTAGGTATTTCGCCGCCTTACCCGACACCTGTTGCAGGTTATAGTAATATCGCAATGAATGCCGTTGTTACGTTTGATGGTGTAGACTTAGCGCCTTTTGGCATTGGTCAGTATACCAATATTAGTGATAATAATATTAATACGCCTTTGATTTGTGTATTGAGTCAACCTGCATGGTGGCCTGAGCAATTACCTGCTGTTGAAACGAAAGCAGACGCGTCAGTAACATTTGATTTTGAACAACCGACACATATCGCTAAATACAGCATTACAGTCGGAACTGATCATTTGAAATGGAATCCTTCGGGCTGGTATTTGCTGGCTTCAAATGATAATGAAACTTGGGCAGAACTCGATAGTAATGCTTATCCAGAGGAAAATGATAAATTAGATACTTTTGTCTTTGATATTAATAATGAAAGTGACTATCGTTTCTATCGTTTCGTATTCGCTAATAAACGAACTGGTGAAGGAATTGGCGGTGGTAATGGTGTGTTATTACAAATCGGTGAAGTTGCTTTATTAGCCGAAGATTAA